Below is a window of Niabella agricola DNA.
TAAAGTCGATCGGGGCTTCGATGATCGATAATATCATGATCAATACCATTGCGCCGCTGCTCTTTGCTTATGGCAATGTATATGGAATAGACCGGTTAAAGGAGAAAGCCATCCGGTGGCTGGAGGAAACAAAGCCTGAAAGGAATCATATCACAAGGGGATTTGAATGCCTGGGCCTGGTCAGCCAGTCGGCAATGGATTCGCAGGCCTTTATTGAATTAAAAACCCGGTATTGCGATGCCCGTAAATGCCTTTATTGTTCTGCTGGGAATTACCTGCTCAAAAAAGAAAAATAAGCTTTCAGGAAACCTGGCTGTATACTTTCTTGGGACCGGGTACCGTCATCGTTGGACTGTCAGAAAAACCGGCGTTTAGTTGTGCAATCGTTTGCGCTGCATATTGCGGTATTTATAATTTTTTAAATGCAACCGTTTGCGCTGAAAAAAAATATTTTTTACTGAAATAAATCTGAACGAAAATAGTATTCTTGTTAAAGAATTATTAAACGAGAGTGATGGTTGTGTTTTTAGAAGTTTGTTGAGCAGGTCCAAAAGTACTGAACGTGTTTAGGCTTCCGGATGCTGTTGGATCCTTCAACTGACGTATTGTTCCGTAATCATTTTTACATATCATGTACCGGCTAATCTAAAACAAGCCGGGGCTTAAATTCTAAATACGTGGCTATCGAGTCTTGTATTAGCGGGGTGTACTATATTTTTTGATCATCATAACTTAATTCTTTACATGAAGAAGATTTTAATCAGTTGCTTGTTTGTTTTGTATTGCATCGCAGGGAACACACAGGATGTGCACTTGATCTCCGGAGCGGTTATGGATACATCCGGATCCCCTTTGTCAAATGCGAGCATTGTCGATCTTGCAACTAAAAAAGGAACACTGACAGATAGCACCGGAAGGTTTTCGCTTGCCATTGCCGGAAATAGCGCAAAAATAGAAGTGAGCCTGGTCGGATTTACAGCCCAAAAACTTACAGTAAATACAGGAGCAGACCTCCTGATAAAGCTATTGCCGGCACAGGAATCCAATCTTGACAATGTGGTGGTTGTAGGATATCAGGCGCAATCCTTAAAAAAGACAACCAGTGCCGTGCAGGTGATCTCCGGTCGGGACATAGAGAATCTTCCTGGTCCCAGCTTCGACCAGTTGCTGCAGGGCAAAGTCGCAGGGGTTAATATTCAAAACTTCAGTGGTGAACCCGGGGTTCGCAATACCTTTACAGTCCGCGGGAATTCGACAATTGTCACCAATTTGAATACCGATGAATTTGATGCTGCCAGAACAATGAGTACACCTTTGTATGTAATAGACGGCGTGCCCATGTCTGTTACGGATATGGAAAGCATCAGCTCCAGTGGTACCAACCTTCTTGCCGGACTTAGCCTTGCAGATATTGAAAGCCTGAGTGTACAGAAAGATGCGGCTGCCACAGCTGTTTGGGGCGCACGAGGCGCAAACGGTGTGATCGTGATCAAAACAAAAAAGGGAAAATCCAGAACCCCGCTTGTAAGGGCTTCTTACTACCGAGGCCTTGTTGAAAAGCCAAAGCTGTTGCCTACGGCTATTGGCGCCGAGGAACGCAGACAGAAAATGGACCTGATCAATGCCTACGGGAGCTACGCCCAAAAAGGTACCATTCCCCAAATGCTTTCCGACAGTCTGAACCCTTCTTTCAACAATGCCACAGACTGGCAGGACATCTTTTACAGTTCCGGAAAAATCGACAATGCAGACCTGAGCATATCCCAGGGTACAGATAATTACAATTACCGGGTGAGTGCGAACTATTACAATGAGGATGGTATTGTGCGGCAAACGGGTGTTACAAAATATTCACTGCGGGGAAATTTCGGGTTTAACTTCAGCCCTAAATTAACCACCAATTTTAATATTTCAGCATCCCGGCTTAACAGAAAAAGAGGATTGGGGAAAGGCAAGAATGACGTACTGCCCATAAGCCCCACGCAAATGCCCTCTTCATTTTATGCGATCAGTGATGCAGACCGCGCTTTCTATTTCGGGCAGTTTGATAAGCTGAAAGATAAAAACCAAACTGACCAACTGAGCATATCTATGCAAACAAGGTATAAGATTCTTGAGGGACTTGAATATACGTTTATGGGGGCTTATTCCAGCGCAAACGACCAGCGCGACCGTTTTCAACCTTCATTCATTGCCTCAGACGGGCGTTCATTTGCCGAAAACAAGAGCGGTGTATTTGAAAGCTACCAGCTTACCAATACACTGGGGTATACAAAGTCGTTTGGTGAGCGCACCCACAACCTGGGTATCGTAGCCACACAGCAGTTCCAGCTGGATCAGAAATCGGGCAGCGTTCTGGGAGGTTATAACGTGCCGGATGATAATATTAAGGCCGTATTTGGTATTCCTCAGAATGATTTGTACGGAAATTCATATGAGCAAAAAGCAGGGCTGCTGTCTTACCTTGCACAGTTCTCCTATGATTTCAAGGAACGGTACTTGTTGAATCTTTCATTGGCGGCCAATGCATCCTCGCGGTTTGGAGATGATAGCAAATGGGGGTATTTCCCGGCTGTTTCACTGGGGTATATTATTTCCGATGAACCGTTCATGAAGAATGTGGAGTGGATCAGCGAGTTAAAAATAAGAGGCAGCTACGGCCTTTCGGGGACCATGCCGGAAGATTTCTATGCGCCTTTCAATATCTGGGACCTGAACAGAGGCACTTATAATGGCATTGTACAGGCAACGCCTTCATTTCAAAAACCGATCACGCTTCCCAATCTGACCTGGAATAAATCGAACCAGGCAAATATCGGGTTGAATCTTTCTATGTTCAAAAGCCGGATCAACTTAACAGCAGACGCATACCGCAGGAATAACACCAATCCGATACTCAGCTTCCCATTCCCGTTCTTTACCGGTTATACAACGGTAGTTTATAATGCCCCTGTAAAGATTCTTAATGAGGGGATAGAGTTGAACCTGAACACAAAAAATCTGGGACCCAAAAGCCCGCTGCAATGGGAAACCAGCATCGTTTTAAGTTACAACAAGAACCGGATCGCTGCGCTGCCCAACGGGAACCGCTCATTCTTCAGCGATTCAAGAAACTATAATCAGTCGCTGATCTATTCCGTAGGAGCCCCCATTTACGGATGGGCGCAAATGCTGTATAACGGCGTATACAACCGGAATTCTGAAATACCGGTAAATCCGTACACGGGGCAGCGGCTGACCTATTTTAAAGGCAACAACCCTGTGCAACCCGGCTATCCGTACTGGATAGACGTAAATAAGGATTGGGATGCATGGAGCGATGAAGATAAAGGTGAACAGTTTGGAGACCTGGTTCCCACAGGCGACCCGAACCCCCGGTTTACCGGCGGTATTTATAACCAGTTTACCTTTAAGCAATTCTTTATAGGCATCCAGTGCACGTATACCTTTGGCAGGGACATCATTAATAATTTTGATGCCAACCAGTTTGCCGGTGTATGGAATTTTGGAAACACAATCTACGATTTTGCGCGGTTCCGCCTGCCCGATCTGTCGGGAAAGGATTATTGGACACCCGCAAAAGCGGCAGATCCTAACTATAAAGCCAATTTTCCCAGCATCAGTCCGTATGGACCGAATTTTTATCAGTTTCTTCCGTTTTCCACTATGTGGAACGAGAACGGAAACTACTTTAAGATTCGTTCGGCTACGCTGGGTTATACGGTGCCTGCAGAAACCGTGCGACGTATCGGCTTTAAAAACGGGCGCATCTTTGCGATCATTGACAATATCTATTCCTTTCAACGATCTAATGTACCTGACGCCGAGCTGGTAACGCCGCAGGGGGAATATACCGGTTCTGCATAT
It encodes the following:
- a CDS encoding SusC/RagA family TonB-linked outer membrane protein, whose protein sequence is MKKILISCLFVLYCIAGNTQDVHLISGAVMDTSGSPLSNASIVDLATKKGTLTDSTGRFSLAIAGNSAKIEVSLVGFTAQKLTVNTGADLLIKLLPAQESNLDNVVVVGYQAQSLKKTTSAVQVISGRDIENLPGPSFDQLLQGKVAGVNIQNFSGEPGVRNTFTVRGNSTIVTNLNTDEFDAARTMSTPLYVIDGVPMSVTDMESISSSGTNLLAGLSLADIESLSVQKDAAATAVWGARGANGVIVIKTKKGKSRTPLVRASYYRGLVEKPKLLPTAIGAEERRQKMDLINAYGSYAQKGTIPQMLSDSLNPSFNNATDWQDIFYSSGKIDNADLSISQGTDNYNYRVSANYYNEDGIVRQTGVTKYSLRGNFGFNFSPKLTTNFNISASRLNRKRGLGKGKNDVLPISPTQMPSSFYAISDADRAFYFGQFDKLKDKNQTDQLSISMQTRYKILEGLEYTFMGAYSSANDQRDRFQPSFIASDGRSFAENKSGVFESYQLTNTLGYTKSFGERTHNLGIVATQQFQLDQKSGSVLGGYNVPDDNIKAVFGIPQNDLYGNSYEQKAGLLSYLAQFSYDFKERYLLNLSLAANASSRFGDDSKWGYFPAVSLGYIISDEPFMKNVEWISELKIRGSYGLSGTMPEDFYAPFNIWDLNRGTYNGIVQATPSFQKPITLPNLTWNKSNQANIGLNLSMFKSRINLTADAYRRNNTNPILSFPFPFFTGYTTVVYNAPVKILNEGIELNLNTKNLGPKSPLQWETSIVLSYNKNRIAALPNGNRSFFSDSRNYNQSLIYSVGAPIYGWAQMLYNGVYNRNSEIPVNPYTGQRLTYFKGNNPVQPGYPYWIDVNKDWDAWSDEDKGEQFGDLVPTGDPNPRFTGGIYNQFTFKQFFIGIQCTYTFGRDIINNFDANQFAGVWNFGNTIYDFARFRLPDLSGKDYWTPAKAADPNYKANFPSISPYGPNFYQFLPFSTMWNENGNYFKIRSATLGYTVPAETVRRIGFKNGRIFAIIDNIYSFQRSNVPDAELVTPQGEYTGSAYPLPRKYTLGFELTF